Proteins co-encoded in one Nicotiana sylvestris chromosome 7, ASM39365v2, whole genome shotgun sequence genomic window:
- the LOC104213494 gene encoding cell division cycle protein 48 homolog, which translates to MSNKAESSDSKGTKRDYSTAILERKKSPNRLVVDEAVNDDNSVVSLHPETMEKLQLFRGDTILIKGKKRKDTICIALADDTCDEPKIRMNKVVRNNLRVRLGDVVSVHQCPDVKYGKRVHILPIDDTIEGVTGNLFDAYLKPYFLEAYRPVRKGDLFLVRGGMRSVEFKVIETDPPEYCVVAPDTEIFCEGEPVSREDENRLDEVGYDDVGGVRKQMAQIRELVELPLRHPQLFKSIGVKPPKGILLYGPPGSGKTLIARAVANETGAFFFCINGPEIMSKLAGESESNLRKAFEEAEKNAPSIIFIDEIDSIAPKREKTNGEVERRIVSQLLTLMDGLKSRAHVIVMGATNRPNSIDPALRRFGRFDREIDIGVPDEVGRLEVLRIHTKNMKLAEDVDLERIGKDTHGYVGADLAALCTEAALQCIREKMDVIDLEDETIDAEILNSMAVTNEHFSTALGTSNPSALRETVVEVPNVSWEDIGGLENVKRELQETVQYPVEHPEKFEKFGMSPSKGVLFYGPPGCGKTLLAKAIANECQANFISVKGPELLTMWFGESEANVREIFDKARQSAPCVLFFDELDSIATQRGSSSGDAGGAADRVLNQLLTEMDGMNAKKTVFIIGATNRPDIIDPALLRPGRLDQLIYIPLPDEDSRHQIFKACLRKSPLSKDIDLRALAKYTQGFSGADITEICQRACKYAIRENIEKDIERERRRRDNPEAMEEDVDDEVPEIKPAHFEESMKYARRSVSDADIRKYQAFAQTLQQSRGFGTEFRFPEASTGATGTADPFATSAGGADEDDLYS; encoded by the exons ATGAGTAACAAAGCTGAATCCTCTGATTC GAAAGGGACTAAAAGGGATTATAGTACAGCAATTCTtgaaaggaagaaatcaccaaatcGCCTTGTTGTTGATGAGGCAGTCAATGATGATAACTCTGTTGTCTCTCTTCACCCTGAGACTATGGAAAAACTTCAGCTTTTCCGTGGTGACACAATCTTGATAAAG ggaaagaaaagaaaagatacaATCTGCATTGCCCTTGCTGATGACACCTGTGATGAGCCAAAGATTAGAATGAACAAGGTTGTCAGAAATAACCTTAGGGTTCGGCTTGGTGATGTTGTCTCTGTGCATCAATGTCCTGATGTCAAGTACGGGAAACGTGTGCACATTCTTCCCATTGATGACACCATTGAAGGAGTTACTGGGAATCTTTTTGATGCTTACTTGAAAC CCTATTTCCTCGAAGCATATCGACCAGTGAGGAAGGGTGATCTATTTCTTGTAAGAGGAGGAATGCGAAGTGTAGAGTTCAAGGTTATTGAAACTGATCCTCCTGAATACTGTGTCGTCGCCCCAGATACTGAGATATTTTGTGAGGGTGAACCTGTGAGTAGAGAAGATGAGAATCGGCTGGATGAGGTTGGTTATGATGATGTTGGTGGCGTGCGCAAACAAATGGCTCAGATCCGCGAGCTTGTTGAGCTTCCATTGAGGCATCCACAACTCTTCAAATCCATTGGAGTGAAACCTCCCAAAGGAATTCTTCTGTATGGACCTCCTGGATCAGGAAAGACGTTGATAGCTCGGGCAGTTGCAAATGAGACTGGTGCATTCTTCTTCTGTATTAATGGGCCAGAGATCATGTCCAAACTGGCTGGAGAAAGTGAAAGCAATCTCAGGAAAGCATTTGAGGAAGCTGAGAAGAATGCCCCTTcaattatctttattgatgaaaTTGATTCGATAGCTCCTAAACGTGAGAAGACAAATGGAGAGGTTGAGAGGAGGATTGTTTCTCAGCTCTTGACTCTCATGGATGGTCTCAAATCACGTGCCCATGTAATTGTCATGGGTGCTACTAATCGCCCTAATAGCATTGATCCTGCACTAAGAAGGTTTGGCAGATTTGACAGGGAAATAGACATTGGTGTCCCAGATGAAGTTGGGCGTCTTGAGGTGCTCCGTATCCATACAAAGAACATGAAGCTCGCTGAAGAT GTTGATTTGGAAAGAATTGGCAAAGACACACATGGCTATGTTGGTGCTGATTTGGCAGCTTTGTGTACTGAGGCTGCACTTCAATGTATCAGAGAGAAGATGGACGTGATTGATTTGGAAGATGAAACCATTGATGCGGAGATATTGAACTCCATGGCTGTGACTAATGAGCACTTCTCAACTGCCCTTGGGACAAGCAATCCATCTGCTTTGCGTGAAACT GTTGTTGAAGTTCCTAATGTGTCGTGGGAGGATATTGGAGGTCTTGAAAATGTCAAGCGTGAGCTCCAAGAG ACTGTTCAATATCCAGTGGAACATCCGGAGAAGTTCGAGAAGTTTGGTATGTCTCCCTCAAAGGGTGTTCTCTTCTATGGGCCACCTGGATGTGGGAAAACTTTGCTAGCAAAGGCTATTGCAAATGAATGCCAGGCCAACTTCATTAGTGTTAAGGGTCCAGAATTACTTACCATGTGGTTTGGAGAGAGTGAAGCCAATGTTAGAGAAATATTTGACAAGGCTCGACAGTCTGCTCCTTGTGTCCTGTTTTTTGATGAGTTGGACTCAATCGCTACTCAG AGAGGAAGTAGCAGTGGAGATGCCGGAGGAGCTGCTGATAGAGTTTTGAATCAACTCCTCACTGAAATGGATGGTATGAATGCCAAGAAGACTGTTTTCATCATCGGTGCCACCAACAGACCCGACATTATTGATCCTGCACTTCTGCGGCCCGGTCGTCTTGACCAATTGATTTACATTCCTCTCCCTGACGAGGATTCTCGCCATCAAATTTTCAAGGCATGCCTACGGAAGTCACCTCTCTCTAAGGATATAGATCTAAGAGCTCTTGCAAAATATACGCAAGGATTTAGTGGAGCTGACATTACAGAGATTTGCCAACGTGCATGCAAATATGCTATCCGAGAGAACATTGAGAAA GATATTGAGAGGGAGAGAAGGAGAAGGGATAATCCAGAAGCAATGGAGGAAGATGTTGACGATGAGGTACCTGAGATCAAGCCTGCTCACTTTGAGGAATCGATGAAGTATGCCAGGAGGAGCGTCAGCGATGCTGATATCCGCAAGTACCAGGCGTTTGCTCAGACGTTGCAGCAGTCCAGAGGTTTTGGCACTGAGTTCCGGTTCCCAGAAGCGAGCACCGGAGCCACCGGAACTGCTGATCCGTTTGCAACTTCTGCTGGTGGTGCGGACGAAGATGACCTCTATAGTTAG